DNA from Bradyrhizobium diazoefficiens USDA 110:
AGCGGCGTCTATGCGCTGCACCTGGAAAAGGACGGCGCGCGCGACAACATCGTCTTCTATGTCCGCGCCCGCATACCGGGATCGCAGGCCAAGGTGGCATTCCTCGCCCCGACCTTCAGTTACACGGTCTATAGCCAGTATCAGAAGAAGGGCAGGCAGGCCCTGATCACGGAGCGGTCGCTCGCCTGGGGCGCGCTGGCGCAGGCGCCGGACGGCCATCCCGAATACGGCGTGTCGCCCTACAACTTCCATTCGGACGGCAGCGGCGTGGTGATGTCGACCATGCGCCGGCCGCTGATCGACAAGCGCGTGAACCAGATCCACCTCGTCGATCCCAGCGACTACGGTTCCGGCCTGTACTGGATCTCCGCCGACAGCGCCATCACCGATCTTCTGACCCGCAAGGGCATCGATTTCGAGGTCATCACCGATCACGACGTCCATGCCGAAGGCGTCGATCTGCTGTCGAAATATTCCGTGGTTCTGACCGGCCAGCATCCGGAGTACCACACGCACGAGACGCTCGATGCGCTCGGTGCCTATATCGGCAATGGCGGCCGCTTCATGTATCTCGGCGGCAACGGCTTCTACTGGAAAGTGGTGCCGCACGCGACGGGCACATGGGCTTTCGAATTGCGACGCGCCGAGGGCGGCATCCGGCTCTGGGAAACGCTCCCCGGCGAGAGCTATCATGCTTTCGACGGGTCCTATGGCGGCCTCTGGCGACGGCTCGGCCGCCCGCCGCAGGCGCTGGTCGGCGTCGGCTTCAGTACGCAAGGGGAGTACATGGGCTTCCCCTACACCTTCCTCGACGGCATTCTCGATCCCCGCGTCGCATTCATGCGCGAGGGCATCGAGGATCTGGCAAGGCCGGGCGCCAAGCTCGGCGAGCGCGGCTTCATGGGCGGTGGCGCCGCAGGCCACGAGCTCGACCGCGCCGACACGCGCCTCGGCACGCCGCATCATGCGATCATCATCGGCCGGGCCGTGCTTACCGATCCGACCTATCAGCCGGTCAATGAAGAGCGCTACGACCACACCTGGCCGGCGCCGCGCGAGGAGATCATCCGTTCCGACCTGACCTTCTTCGAGACGCCGAATGGCGGCGCGGTCTTTTCCGTCGGCTCGATGAATTTCATCGGCGCGTTGCCGGTGGACGGCTACAACAACGTGGCGGCCCTGCTGGTGACCAATATCGTCCGCCGCTTTGCCGATTCCACGCCGTTCCAGGCGCCGAAAGCGTCGACTGCGTAGCAATGACGCGATGCGCGATGATGTTGCGCTTGCGTCAGCGCAAGATTAGTCTTGGGAACTCTGAAAAAACGACAACAAGACCAAGACCCAAGGTGACTGATGGCCCGTATCAACTACAGCGACCCGTCCAAGGCGTCCGATCGCACCCGCGAAATCCTCGACAAGAACCGCCACGCCAACATCTTCCGGATGATGTCGCATTCGCCGAGCTATTTTGAGCAGTATTGCCGGCTCGGCGGGGCCATCCGCCACAAGGGCGAGCTCGATCCGGTCGTGCGCGAGCTCGCCATCACGCGCACCGGCATCCTGTGCGAGGCGCCGTACGAGATCGTCGCCCACAAGCGCATCGGCAAGAATGTCGGCGTGACCGACGAGCAGAACGAGGCGCTGGAGAACTGGCAGGCCGCGAGCTGCTTCAATGAGGTGCAACGCGCCGCGCTCGCCTTCACCGACGAGATCGTCAAGCTGAACAAGCCGACGGACGCGACCTTCAAGGCGATCGCATCGAAGCTGACGCCGGCCGCGCTGGTCGAGCTGCAGCTCTCGGTCGGCTTCTACATCATGACGTCGAAATTCCTGGAGACGTTCGAGATCGATCTTCAGCCGGTCACGGAAGTGGTGGGCTGATCCGAAAGCCGGGGCGAGGGATGCCGATGACGATCGATGAATATGCGGCCTGGGCCGCAAGCGTTGCGAAAGTCGATGAGCATCCGTCGAACGAGCGGCTGTCCTATCTCGGGCTCGGCCTCGCCGGTGAATCGGGTGAGGTCGCCGACCACATCAAGAAGCTGCTGCGCGATGACTGGCTCGACAAGGCGGGTCTCGTCGAAGAGCTCGGCGATGTCATCTATTACTGGGCCTGCCTGTGCGCCGCGACCGGCCAGCAGCCATCCGAATTGCTCAAGGCCAGCGCCGCCAAGATCAGGCGGCGGATCAGCGAGGCGGCAAGCCGATAAGACATACCGGCGTCGCTCAGGTCGACGTCAAAATATCCACCTTGGCGTTGGCGACAATCAGGCGGTCGGCGAGCAGCTGCGCGAGGTTGCGCATGATGCGCTCGGAGGCCCGCGGATGCTGCTCGCGGAAGCGCTCAAAGTCCTTCAGCGGGGCTTCGAAGGCCGTCGCCGCCATGTCGGCGAACACGTCGGCCGAGCGGGTTTGCTCGAGCAGCGCCATCTCGCCGAACGCCATGCCGGCGGTCAGGGTTGCGAGCCGCACGCCGTCGGGCAGCGTGACATGCACCGCGCCGCTGCGCAGGAAGAACAGGGCATCGGCGGGATCGCCTGTCGTGAGGATCTTTGCGCCGGACTGATAGGTCCTGATGGTGCAGATCGCGCCGAGCTCCGCCAGCTCGTCCGCGCTGAGACCTTCCAGCAGCGGCTGCTCGGCAAGCTCGGTGGTCTCGTGGAAATCGATCGAGCCGCCGTAGCGGTAGACGATCTGGTCTTCGGCCCATTCGATCGCGGTGTCGAGCAGGTAGAAGTCGCGGACGTTCTTCAGCTCCGCGGTCCACTCCCGCAGGGTATTCCACTCCTTCGAGGCGCGCCTGACGCCCGATAGCACCACCGTGACGTTCAGCGCGGCGAGCTCCTCGAAAGCTTCGGCCACGAGCCGCGCGCCGGCGCGGGTGGTGGAGGTGACGCGGTGGAGGTCGAAGATCACGAATTGCGGCCGTGGCCGGCCCGCGAGCCGCCGCGACACGTAGTCGACCGCCGACAGCGACAGCGTGCCGACCAGCTCGATGATCCGCACCTCCTGCTCGTGCGCGGCCAGGATCTCGCGCTCCTGCGCGCGTCGCACGCGCCGCGACGGGCTCTTGCCGATGTCGTAGTCGGCGATGACGGCGTTGCGCGCGTCGTCGCTGCGGTTGAGCATGTGCAGGTCGTAATGCGAGGACAGCGCCTCGCAGACCTTGATGCCGCGTACGCTGTTGCCGTGCTTGTCGAGCTTTGGCGAATAGCTGCCGAGCCCGAGCCGGGCAGGGAGCGCCGCCAGAATGCCGCCGCCGACGCCGCTCTTGGCGGGAATGCCGATGCGGTAGATCCATTCGCCGGCATAGTCGTACATGCCGGAAGACGTCATCACCGACAGCGTGCGCGAGATCGCGTAAGCGCTCATCACCTGCTCGCCGGTCACCGGATTGATGCCGCGATTGGCGAGCGTTGCCGCCATCACCGCGATGTCGCGCGCCGTGACCAGCACCGCGCATTGCCGGAAATAGACGTCGAGCACGGCGGCGACGTTGTCCGAGATCACCGCATTGGTCTTCAGGAGATAGCCGATGGCGCGGTTGCGGTCGCCGGTCTGGCTCTCCGAGCTGTAGACGGCCTCGTCCACGGCGAGATCGCGCCCGGCGAAGCGGCTGAGCGCAAGGCGGATCTGCTCGAAGGCCTCCGCGCCCTTGCTGTCGTAGATCAGTCCGGTGCACGCGATCGCGCCGGCATTGACCATCGGGTTGAACGGGTGGTTGTCGGAATTGAGCCGGATCGAGTTGAAGGGATCGCCCGACGGCTCGACGCCGATCGCGCTCTCGACGCGGCCGGCGCCCAAAAGATCCAGCGCCAGCGCGAACACGAACGGCTTTGACATCGACTGGATGGTGAAGGGCACCCTGGAGTCGCCGACCTCGTAGACATGGCCGTCCAGCGTGGCGAGGCTGATGCCAAAATAGGCAGGGTCGGCGTTGCCCAGCTCCGGAATGTAATCGGCCACCGCGCCGGAGGTTTCGGCGGAGAATTCGTTGAGGCAGGTGTCGAGAAACCGCAGCAAGGGCGGCTTCGAGCGGGTCCAGGCGGAGGCGGGCGGCGGTGTCATCGCCTCCTTGTGCAACGCAATCAGGGCACGCGCAACCCGTCCGGTATCGGCCCTTGCCGTCGGATCAACAGCAGGGCGATCAAAATCGTTGGCGCGAGGATCGCAAGGCCCAGCATGGTGACCTGCATCTGCGACAGCGGCATGATTCCGCCGCCGGGGGTCGCCACCACGAATCCGCCGATCACCAGCAGCACGCGGATCGGCCATTCCAGCGCGCCTGCGCCGCGGAGGTCGCCGACGAAGGGTTGGTAGCCCTGGATGCCGCCGCAGATGAACAGCGTGCCGAACGCGGCCAGTGCCATCAGGCCGAGGCCGGCGAGATAGGGGCTCGACCCCTGCAGCACCAGCGCCGGATTGAGCACGAAGAAGAACGGGATGAAGTAGATGATGCTGCCGACCCACATCGATTCCCAGCCCGTCTTCATCGCGGGCGAGCCGGCGATGCCCGCGGCGGCGAAAGAGGCGATCGCAACCGGCGGCGTGATCGACGACAGCATGCCCCAGTAGAAGATGAACATGTGCACCGCCATCCTGTTCAGCCCGAGCTTCTCCAGCGCTGGCGCGACCAGGATGGCGAGGAAGATGTAGCAAGCCGTCGTCGTCAGCCCGAGGCCGAGAATGAGGCTGGTGAGGGCGCACATGCCGAGCAGCAGGAAGGGATTGTCGCCGGCAATATGCAGCAGGTCGTTGGCGAGGCTCGACACCACGCCGGTCATCGAGAATGCGCCGATCAGGAGGCCGCAGCCGGCGAGGATGCCGACCAGCTCGACGAAGGTACGGCCGTTGACCTCGAGGAATTTGCCGATCGTTGCGAGCGTCCAGCGCGTGTCCTTGGAGAACAGCTGGTTGAGCACGAGCAGCAGCGCGGTGGCGTAGAACGGCGCGTGGCTCTCGCGCTTGAAGTAGAGCAGCATCACGATCAGGAGCGCGATGACGAAGACGTAGTACCAGCCGTCCTTGATCGTATCCATGATCCGCGGCAGCTCGGCGCGCGGAATGCCCTTCAGCCCGTGGCGCGCCGCGTAGGCGTCGACCTGCATGAACAGGCCGACATAATAGAGCGCCGCCGGAATGATCGCGGCGACCGCGACGTCGGCGTAGCTGACATTGAGGAACTGCGCGATCACGAAGGCGGTCGCGCCCATCACCGGCGGCGCCAGCACCGCGCCCGTGGAGGCGCAGGCCTCGATCGCGCCGGCATAGGAGGCGCGAAAGCCGCTCTTCTTCATCACGGGGATGGTCATGGTGCCGGCGGTGAGCACGTTGGAGATGATCGAGCCCGACATCATGCCGAGCAGGCCGCTGGCAAAGATGCAGACCTTCGCCGCGCCGCCGCGGAACGTGCCGCACAGCGCGAAGGCGAGGTTGATGAAGAATTTGCCGGCCCCCGTCATCATCAGCGCGGTGCCGAACACGAGGAAGCCGATCACGGTGTCGGCAAAGGCCTGGATGGGAATGCCGAGCAGGCTCTCGCCCGACAGCACGTGATAGGCGGTGGCCTGCTCCAGCGTCGATTGCGTGCCGCGGAACGGACCTAACCAGCCGGATTCGGCGAACAGCGGATAGACGGTGAAGGGAAACACGCTGAGCAGCAGGCTCCAGCCGCCGGTGCGGCGCAGCGCCTCCATCAGCATCACCCACATCACGAGGCCTGCGGCGATCACGCTGTTCGGCGCGCCGCCGAATTCCCACCCGGCCTCCGCCGCCTTGCGCACGTTCGACATCAACAGCAGCGCGGCCGCGAAGGTCACGACGAAGAAGACGAGGTCGTACCAGGGAATGCGGTCGAGCGGCGCGCGCTCGGTTCCCGGGAAGATCAGGAAGGTGAAGGGCAGCATCAAGGCGATCAGGAGATAGAAATACTCCGTGTTGAGCTGGGTGTAGCCGATGAAGAAGCGCAGCGAGAACTGCTGGTTGATGCAGAGCAGGATGGTCGCCGCGGTCGCAGCCACGAGCGTCCAGCGCCAGGCGCCGCGCAACGTGCGCACGCGCGTCACCTCGGCTTCCTGCATGTTGCCGGCGGCGCCGTGCGGATCGTCGAACACGACCCGCTTGGCCTCGTCCTTGGGGGCCGTGGAAACTGAAGCAGACGACATGATCGACCCCGATCGTAGGCAGTTAACCGCTGTGGATTAGTCCTCGAACCCGTTCGGCATGTCGGCTTTCGCAAGTGCTGTGGCGCGCGCCTTCATCCAGCCGTCGAGGAACGCCTTGTCGTCGGACGGCGGACTGGACTTGCCGTAATCCGCCCAGGCGGCTGCGAGCACCTCTTGCCGCTTGATCAGCTTGTTGTTGTGCGCGTCCTGCGCATCGCTCCATTGCCCGGCTTCCTTCAGTGCCTTCACCGCGCCAGGATGCACCGGCACCACCCAGTTCTTGGTCTGGCGGTCGGCGGCGAGACCGCCGGCGCCGGGCGCGGAGTCCTTGTAAGCGTCGTAGTTCACGATCATCGCCTTGGTGATCGCGTAGACCTGGTCGGGTGCTTGCGAGGCGTAGGTCACGAAGATCGGGTAGGGATAGTTGCCGAGCTCGATCGGCTTGTCCGGCGAGATGCCGGCGCCGCAGGTCGCGACTTGCGGGAAGAAGAACGAGCCGACCTTCTGCATCCGCGCCCAGCCCTCCTTGTCCTTGGCCGGCAGCGGCGGCCAGATCAGGCCGCGCGGCGAGGTCTCGGCTTCCTTGGCGGGGCCGGTGATGGTGGTGCCGAAGGCCGCGTCAGTGTCGTTGTTGATCAGGCCCTTCCACATCGCGCCGTAGCTTGCGAACTCGACGACCTTGACGTCCTTCTGCGTCAACCCGGCGAAGGCGAGCACCGCGAGCGAGTTCTGGTTCAGCGCGGGCGAGCCCACGACGAATCCGACGCGCTTGCCTTTCAGGTCTTTCAGATCTTTCACGCCGGTATCGGCTGCGACGCCAAGCGAACCGCAATTGCAATCGACGCTCGAGAGCAGGATCTGAAGCGGCTGCGGCCCCCATTCTTTGCTACCGAACTCGAACACGCCTTCTTGCGCGAAATAGGTGCCCGATCCCATCGCCGCCGCCGCGGCACGCTTGGCGCGCAGCGGCGCCAGCCGCGCGACGTCGTTGCCTGCGGGGAGCACGCGCACGTCGGTGCTGTACTTGTCCTTCATCATCTTGCCGACGCCGACCGCGATGTTGAAGCCGGCAGTGCCGGTGTCATAGGCGGTGAACGTCAATGTCGGCGGCAGCTTGATGTCTTCGGCCGACGCATAGCGTGTAGACGCAAAAGAAATGCCCGCAACCAAGGCAGGCGCGAGCACGAGCAGCCCACGAAGCATGTTTTCCTCCCAACATCCTCGCTTGGTTCGCGAAGACCTTCTTGCTTGAAAAGATCATGTCATCCGTATCAGGCGATGGCAACGTCGTACCGCGGAGGTGAAGCGGAGGTCTGACAGATTGTCGCGGGCCACTGACGGCGATAGCGCATCGCTCGGCCATGGTTCGAGACGCGCCGTGAGCGGCGCTCCTCACCATGAGGATGTGTGATTTGCTGCGAAAACCAGCCTCATCCCGATGAGCCTGCCAAAAGCAGGCGTCTCGAAGGATGGCCACAAAAAGATTGCGCAACCACGTCAGGCGATGCGCATGCGCTTCAGCTCGCGACGATCGCGATGGCCTGTCCCTCGGCGACGACGTCGTCGAGTTTGACGAGAAGCGATGTGATCGTGCCGGACGCAGGCGAGGGTACCGGGATCTCCATCTTCATCGCCTCGACCACCACAACGTCGTCACCATCCGCAACGGTTCCTCCAACTTGCACGGGAGTTGCGCAGATGCGTCCAGCGACCTCCGTGACGATCTTAATTTCTGGCATGCCATCGCCTTTTTGTTGTCGTCGCAAAATGCCTGAGGTAGCGTCGTCTGCAAGTGGAATTTAATTCCGCACAGCGGAACAGATGGTAGGGAACATGGGACGACGTTCGGAGCGGTTGAGTAGGCAAGGTGTGCTCGCTGGCGAAGCCGGTGAGGGTGATGTCATCCAGGTGGTGTCGCGCGCGTTCGATGTGTTGCGATGCTTCGAGGGCCACGAGGCGCGGCTCGGCAATCTCGAGATTTCAAATCGCTGCGGCCTGCCGCGCTCGACGGTGTCGCGGCTCACGCACACGCTGACGCGCATGGGCCAGCTCGTCTATCTGCCGCGCGACCAGAAATATCGCATCGGCCCGAGCGCGGTGGCGATGAGCGCCTCGATGATGAAGGGCGCGCAGCTGCGCAGCATGATCCGGCAACGCCTGCAAGAGGTCGCTGAGCAACTGCCGGGGACGGTCGGCTTCGTGGTCCCCGATCGCTTCCATCTCGTCTATCTCCAGTTCGCGCGATCCGCGACTGCGCTCGGCCTGCATGAAGGCACCGGCAGCCGCATCTCGATGGCCTCGACCGCTGCGGGCGCAGCCTACACCGCGGCGCTGGCGCCCGAGGTCGGCGATGCCTTCATTGCGGACATGGAGCGCGAAGCTCCCGAGGCGGCCAAGATCCTGAAGCCTCGCATCGAAGCCAACCGGCAATCGCTGCGCGAGCGCGGCTATGTCACGGCCTGCGGCCTCTGGAGCCCGCACATCAACGGCCTCGCGGTGCCGATCTGGTCGCCGCAGTACCAGACCTTCGTCGTCATCACGATCGGCCTTCTGTCTGCGATGTACGACGAGCAGCGTCTGCATGCGGAAGTCGCGCCGCTGATGCTCGCGCTGGGCCGATCGCTGGGCAGCCTGCTCGAGGGTGCGGAAGGCGACGTCTTCAACAACCGTATCCCGCGCAAACCGGTCGCAATGGCCGTGCACAACAATAACAAGCCGATCAATTCGGAGGGAGTGAATGACCTGGAAGCCGGAACTCGACGAGCTCGCCCGGCGCGAAGCCTTCGCGCGGGAGATGGGCGGCGTTGACAAGGTCAAGCGACAGCATGACCAGGGCCGGCTGACTGTTCGGGAGCGCATCGACAAGCTGATCGACAAAGGCAGCTTTCACGAGATCGGTGCCGTCTCCGGCATCGGTGAGTACGATTCCAGCGGCGAGTTACAGAAGTTGACGCCGGCGAACTGCGTGTTCGGCCGCGCGCGCGTGGACGGCCGCACGGTGGTCGTGGTCGGCGACGATTTCACCGTGCGCGGCGGCTCGGCGGATGCATCGATCTCCGCGAAACCGCTGATGGCGGAGGAGATGGCGCACGACTTCCGTCTGCCCATCGTCCGTATCATCGAAGGCTCCGGCGGCGGCGGCTCGGTCAAGACCATCGAGACCAAGGGCGCGGCGAACCTGCCGGGTGGCATCGGCGGCACGCGCTGGTATCGCTTCACGACGGAAAACCTGTCGCGGGTGCCGGTGGTCGCGCTCGGCCTCGGTTCGGTTGCAGGGCTCGGTGCCGCGCGCCTCGCCGCCAGCCACTATTCCATCATGACCCGGAAGTCCGCGATGTTCGTCGCGGGGCCGCCTGTGGTGAAGGCGCTGGGACAGGACCTCTCGAAGGAGGAACTCGGCGGCGCCGACATCCAGACCCGCGCCGGCGCGATTGACCATGCCGTCGGCACCGAGGAAGAGGCGTTCGCCTGCGCGCGGCGCTTCCTGTCCTATCTGCCGTCGTCGGTCTACGAGCTGCCGCCGACCTTGCCCTGCACCGACAATCCCGAGCGTACCGAGGAAGCGCTGATGAACGCGGTGCCGCGCAACCGCAAGCAGGTCTACAAGATGCGGCCGATCATCGAGTCCGTTGTCGACAAGGGCTCGTTCTTCGAGGTCGCGAAGAATTTCGGCAAACCAATCATCGTCGGCCTCGCGCGGCTCGAGGGCAGGGCGGTGCTGCTGCTTGCCAGCGACAGTTTTCACTATGGCGGCTCCTGGACGGCGGATGCGTGCCAGAAGGTGGTGCGCTGGGTCGATTTCGCCGAAACCTTCCATCTGCCGATCGTCTATCTCATGGACTGCCCCGGCTTCATGATCGGGCTCGATGCCGAGAAGGCGGCGACCATCCGCCACGGCGTCCGCGTCATGGCCGCGGTCAACCAGACCACCGTGCCCTGGTGCACCGTGATCCTGCGTAACGCGTTCGGCGTCGCCGGCGTGGTGCATCAGCCGGCCGACCGCTTCTCGATCCGCTACGCCTGGCCGTCGGCCTATTGGGGCTCGCTTCCGCTCGAAGGCGGCATTGAAGCGGCCTACCGCGCCGACATCGATGCGGCCGAGGACAAGGCGGCGAAGCTGAGGGAGATCGAGGAGCGGCTGAACAAGCTGCGCTCGCCGTTCCGCTCGGCCGAGAAGTTCTGGGTCGAGGAGATCATCGATCCCAGGAAGACGAGATCGTTGCTCTGCGAGTTCGCAAGGCTGGCCGAGCCGCTGCGAAAAGCCGGACCGCCGGAGAACATGACGATCAGGCCGTAGGCGGCCCGGCGCGTCACAGAGGCGCGAAAGTCCCGAATCGGACCGACAGGCCCCCCCTTGCCAAGAGCGGGACGGGTTTTCCGCCGCTTGCGATCTGCCTGGAGACGGCGCGCGGCCGTGCCTGATAGCGCCGGTCGTGAGGCCGCAACGGGCGTAGGGGGCACCTGTTACCGCTTACCCGCGGGTGTCTGCGATCGCGTTTAACCGACGTTAATGATGCCTTCTCAATATGATACATCCAACCTGTTGCAGCCCATGTTGTGGATTGCTCGTAAGTCTTGATTAAGGGAGCCCTCCGCATATTCCGCCCATGACGGCGAGCGCCGGGATCGAAACCCGGCAGTCTTTTCCGTCGATTTCAGGGGAAGGGCCGCTGCCGTAGCGACGGCAGCCAGGATGAAACTCATGCTCCGCAGCGCAATGCTTCGTTTCGCGAGAGACAGGAAGGCCAACGTCGCCATCATCTTCGCGCTGATGATGGTCCCCACGATCTTTCTACTGGGCATGGCGCTCGACTATACGCTGGCCCTGCGCAAGCGGGAGCAATTGAACGCAGCTGCCGACGCGGCCGCGATCGCGGCCGTGAGGCCGGCGATGCTGACGCAGAGCGACACCACCGTCGTCAAGGCGACCGCGGAAGCCGTCTTCGCAGCGAAGGCGAATCTTCCCGGACTGTCCGCGGTTCCGACACCGACGGTCACTATCGTCGATTCCGGTCTCGCGCGAACCATCACGGTGTCCTACACCGCGCAGTCCACGAACAATTTCCCCGGCGTTCTCGGCAAGCAGACCTGGCAGGTCGCCGGTTCCGCGACGGCGAGGGCGTCGAGCGCGCCCAACATGAATTTCTATCTGCTGATGGATGACTCGCCGTCCATGGGGATCGGCGCGACCACGACCGACATCAGCAATCTCATCAAATACACCGCCCCCGCGTACCAGTCGGCAGGGGGCTCGCAGAACTGCGGCTTCGCCTGTCATGAAACCAATATCGCTCACGACGGCGGGACCAAGGATAACCTCGCGATCGCGCGACAAAGAAATATCACCTTGCGGATCGATCTCGTGACGAGTGCCGTCAACCAGTTGCTGAATAGCTGGTCGAACTGCCCGCAGTCGGGCGTTTCGGGCGGCGTCATGCAGTGCATGTCGGCGTTGAACAACACCACCTACAAAGCGGCGCTCTATACGTTCGATTTGGGTTTGAACGCACTGGCCACACTGACCACCCCGACCAGCGCCGGAACCCAGGTTTCCAACATCGCGCTGATGCCGGTCGCCTACCAGAACTGCGTCGTTGTGACGACCAACTGCAAGACCGACAATGGCACAGATATCGCCGGCGCGCTTAAAAGCCTCAACGACGTCATGCCCACTCCCGGGCTTGGGAGCAACGCGTCGGGAGATACGCCGCAGGAAGTGGTGTTCCTTGTCACCGACGGCGTGGAGGACAAGATCGTCTCGGGCGCTTCGACTTGCCCCAACGCGAGCCTCGCCTCCAACAATCGATGCCAGCAGCCGCTCGACACGACGATCTGCACGACCATCAAGAACCGGGGCATTAAGATCGCTGTCCTCTACACGGAATACTTGCAACTTAAGACCCCCAATATCCCGGTCACGAACAGCTGGTACATGAGCTGGGTGGACCCGTACAACGAGCCTACTTCCTTGACCGGGACCATCGCGCAAAAACTGCAATCATGCGCCTCGCCTGGCTTCTATGCCTCCGTCCAAACCGGTGGCGACATTTCCGACGCGCTGACGAACCTCTTCATCAAGGTGGCGTCAAGCACTGCCAGCCTCGTGCAGTAGAGCAAGCGCCATGACTGGTCCAAAGGCTACAACGAGAACGAGGCGCGGCGGTCGCTGCGCAGCTTTCGCCCGGGACAGCAGGGGTGCCACGGCCGTCGAATTCGCGCTCGTCGCCGCGCCGTTCCTCGCCCTCATCATTGCGCTCATTCAGACGTTCATCGTTTTCTTTGCGCAGGAATTGCTCGAATCCGTGGTGCGTCAATCGGCGCGCCTGGTCATGACGGGACAGGTTCAGTCCGCGCAGATGACGCAGTCCGCATTCAAGCAGAAGGTCTGCGACCAGATCGTGATCTTGTTCAACTGCAGCGGCATCATGGTGGACATGCAGGTCGCCACGTCGTGGACTTCCGCGAACACGGCCATGCCCTCCCTGACCTTCGACGCTACGGGTGCGGTCACCAACACCTGGCAGTTCAATCCCGGCGACTCCGGCGATATCGTCGTCCTCCGGGTGATGTATGTCTGGCCTGTCATGCTCGGGCCACTCGGTTTCAATCTGTCGAATCTTTCCAACGGCAACCGGCTGATCATGGCGTCCGCCGCGTTCCAGAATGAGCCAGGGAGCTGACTGATGATCGCCGGCCTGTCGTTTCGCGCACGGGACCTGTGGACCGACGCTCGCGGCGTTGCGGCGACGGAGTTCGCCATCGTGAGTCCGTTCATGCTGCTGCTCTATATCGGCGGCGTCGAGCTCGGGAACGGGTTGGCCATGAACGTCAAGGTCTCCGCGACCGCGCACAGTGTCGCGGACATGGTTTCGCAGAACACCCAGGTCACAGCGTCCCAGATGACCGGCATCCTTGCCGCTTCGACCGCCATCATGGCGCCTTATGCCGTCAAGAGCGGCAGTACCTCCCTGATGACGATCACGGTCTCCGGAGTCTCGACCGACAGCAAGGGCAATGCGACGGTGCAATGGAGCACGTCGACCAAATCGGGGGCAGCGCGAACCGTGGGTCAGCAGATGACCTTGTCCCAGTTCACCGCCACCGATCCGAAGAATCCCAACAACGCCAACATCTCGCTCATCCTGAGCGAGGTGTCCTATGACTACACGCCCAACCTCGGCTATACGATCGCCGGCACCGTGCAGCTGACCGACAGCTATTACCTGTTCCCGCGCTGCTCGACCAACAGCCCGGCCAACTCGAGCTTCCCATACTACGACGTGAAGTATCCGGCGACGACGACGTGCACATGCGTCCAGCATCTGCAGCAGAAGACCTGCTAGCGTCGCGACGCGGCGCCGGTTAACCGGGATGCAGGCGGGCAATGCTGGCGTGATGCCGCTGTCCGACGTGTCAAACGGTCCGATAGGTGCACGTGGCATCTGGCGCGAGGCCACCGCTTGGTGCTGGCAAGGCAAGAGTTCG
Protein-coding regions in this window:
- a CDS encoding TRAP transporter permease, with protein sequence MSSASVSTAPKDEAKRVVFDDPHGAAGNMQEAEVTRVRTLRGAWRWTLVAATAATILLCINQQFSLRFFIGYTQLNTEYFYLLIALMLPFTFLIFPGTERAPLDRIPWYDLVFFVVTFAAALLLMSNVRKAAEAGWEFGGAPNSVIAAGLVMWVMLMEALRRTGGWSLLLSVFPFTVYPLFAESGWLGPFRGTQSTLEQATAYHVLSGESLLGIPIQAFADTVIGFLVFGTALMMTGAGKFFINLAFALCGTFRGGAAKVCIFASGLLGMMSGSIISNVLTAGTMTIPVMKKSGFRASYAGAIEACASTGAVLAPPVMGATAFVIAQFLNVSYADVAVAAIIPAALYYVGLFMQVDAYAARHGLKGIPRAELPRIMDTIKDGWYYVFVIALLIVMLLYFKRESHAPFYATALLLVLNQLFSKDTRWTLATIGKFLEVNGRTFVELVGILAGCGLLIGAFSMTGVVSSLANDLLHIAGDNPFLLLGMCALTSLILGLGLTTTACYIFLAILVAPALEKLGLNRMAVHMFIFYWGMLSSITPPVAIASFAAAGIAGSPAMKTGWESMWVGSIIYFIPFFFVLNPALVLQGSSPYLAGLGLMALAAFGTLFICGGIQGYQPFVGDLRGAGALEWPIRVLLVIGGFVVATPGGGIMPLSQMQVTMLGLAILAPTILIALLLIRRQGPIPDGLRVP
- a CDS encoding TAXI family TRAP transporter solute-binding subunit, with protein sequence MLRGLLVLAPALVAGISFASTRYASAEDIKLPPTLTFTAYDTGTAGFNIAVGVGKMMKDKYSTDVRVLPAGNDVARLAPLRAKRAAAAAMGSGTYFAQEGVFEFGSKEWGPQPLQILLSSVDCNCGSLGVAADTGVKDLKDLKGKRVGFVVGSPALNQNSLAVLAFAGLTQKDVKVVEFASYGAMWKGLINNDTDAAFGTTITGPAKEAETSPRGLIWPPLPAKDKEGWARMQKVGSFFFPQVATCGAGISPDKPIELGNYPYPIFVTYASQAPDQVYAITKAMIVNYDAYKDSAPGAGGLAADRQTKNWVVPVHPGAVKALKEAGQWSDAQDAHNNKLIKRQEVLAAAWADYGKSSPPSDDKAFLDGWMKARATALAKADMPNGFED
- a CDS encoding biotin/lipoyl-containing protein translates to MPEIKIVTEVAGRICATPVQVGGTVADGDDVVVVEAMKMEIPVPSPASGTITSLLVKLDDVVAEGQAIAIVAS
- a CDS encoding IclR family transcriptional regulator, which codes for MGRRSERLSRQGVLAGEAGEGDVIQVVSRAFDVLRCFEGHEARLGNLEISNRCGLPRSTVSRLTHTLTRMGQLVYLPRDQKYRIGPSAVAMSASMMKGAQLRSMIRQRLQEVAEQLPGTVGFVVPDRFHLVYLQFARSATALGLHEGTGSRISMASTAAGAAYTAALAPEVGDAFIADMEREAPEAAKILKPRIEANRQSLRERGYVTACGLWSPHINGLAVPIWSPQYQTFVVITIGLLSAMYDEQRLHAEVAPLMLALGRSLGSLLEGAEGDVFNNRIPRKPVAMAVHNNNKPINSEGVNDLEAGTRRARPARSLRAGDGRR
- a CDS encoding propionyl-CoA carboxylase subunit beta — its product is MTWKPELDELARREAFAREMGGVDKVKRQHDQGRLTVRERIDKLIDKGSFHEIGAVSGIGEYDSSGELQKLTPANCVFGRARVDGRTVVVVGDDFTVRGGSADASISAKPLMAEEMAHDFRLPIVRIIEGSGGGGSVKTIETKGAANLPGGIGGTRWYRFTTENLSRVPVVALGLGSVAGLGAARLAASHYSIMTRKSAMFVAGPPVVKALGQDLSKEELGGADIQTRAGAIDHAVGTEEEAFACARRFLSYLPSSVYELPPTLPCTDNPERTEEALMNAVPRNRKQVYKMRPIIESVVDKGSFFEVAKNFGKPIIVGLARLEGRAVLLLASDSFHYGGSWTADACQKVVRWVDFAETFHLPIVYLMDCPGFMIGLDAEKAATIRHGVRVMAAVNQTTVPWCTVILRNAFGVAGVVHQPADRFSIRYAWPSAYWGSLPLEGGIEAAYRADIDAAEDKAAKLREIEERLNKLRSPFRSAEKFWVEEIIDPRKTRSLLCEFARLAEPLRKAGPPENMTIRP